One window of the Mus caroli unplaced genomic scaffold, CAROLI_EIJ_v1.1 scaffold_8196_1, whole genome shotgun sequence genome contains the following:
- the LOC110288436 gene encoding mas-related G-protein coupled receptor member B5-like: MDLTTLYWNTSNTTLNSSYYTNHLSCFTTLNFLTVIIAVVGLAGNAIVLWLLAFHLHRNAFSVYVLNLAGADFLQLCMQIVNSLQCFLHINVILDNFFFIVFMIAYLAGLCMIAAISAEHCLSDMWPIWYHCQRPRHTSAIMCALIWIFSLLLSLLVGLGCGILFSYEFYFCITCHYFTTSLIIVLSVVPSVSSLSLFVKMICASHRIPVTRFYVTIALKLMVFIFFGLPIGMYMFLLPMFKEFQNIDSYDVAKVIIFLSCVNNCANPVIYFLMGSVRHRSLQCQNLKQLLQRALKDTLEEEN, from the coding sequence ATGGATCTAACTACCCTGTACTGGAACACTAGCAACACAACACTCAATTCAAGTTACTACACTAATCATTTATCCTGTTTCACCACATTGAATTTTCTTACTGTCATCATTGCCGTGGTTGGCCTGGCAGGAAATGCCATAGTGCTATGGCTTCTAGCCTTCCACCTGCATAGAAATGCCTTCTCTGTGTATGTCCTCAACCTGGCTGGTGCTGATTTCTTGCAACTTTGCATGCAGATTGTAAATTCCCTGCAGTGTTTCCTTCACATAAATGTGATCTTAGATAactttttcttcattgtatttATGATTGCTTACCTTGCAGGTTTGTGTATGATTGCAGCCATCAGTGCTGAGCACTGCCTATCTGATATGTGGCCCATCTGGTATCACTGCCAAAGACCAAGACACACATCAGCCATCATGTGTGCTCTGATCTGGATTTTCTCTCTACTGTTGAGCCTCCTGGTAGGGCTAGGCTGTGGCATTCTGTTCAgttatgaattttatttctgtattacaTGTCACTATTTCACTACTTCATTGATAATAGTATTATCTGTGGTTCCTTCTGTGTCCAGCCTGTCCCTGTTTGTCAAGATGATCTGTGCATCACACAGGATTCCTGTGACCCGGTTCTATGTGACCATTGCTCTCAAATTGATGGTCTTCATATTCTTTGGTCTGCCCATTGGGATGTACATGTTCCTCTTGCCAATGTTTAAGGAATTTCAAAATATAGATTCTTACGATGTTGCAAAAGTGATAATATTCCTGTCCTGTGTTAACAACTGTGCCAACCCCGTCATTTACTTTCTTATGGGCTCTGTTAGGCACCGCAGTTTGCAATGTCAGAATTTGAAGCAACTTCTGCAGAGAGCCTTGAAGGACACTCTTGAGGAAGAGAATTGA